One part of the Malus sylvestris chromosome 2, drMalSylv7.2, whole genome shotgun sequence genome encodes these proteins:
- the LOC126607085 gene encoding uncharacterized protein LOC126607085, producing MKSSDTDASTYSLEHKMLDQGVQVLSENGQETVNTALKADLVVLNIAVSGKWLEVVLRENVPRVLAKVLWWIHEMCGHYFKLDYVKHLPLVAGSMIDLHYHRSHQMQ from the exons ATGAAATCGTCAGATACAGATGCATCAACATACAGTTTGGAGCATAAGATGTTGGACCAAGGAGTGCAG GTCCTCTCTGAAAATGGCCAAGAAACTGTAAATACAGCTCTCAAAGCTGATTTGGTTGTATTGAACATCGCAGTTTCTGGGAAATGGTTGGAGGTTGTTCTTCGGGAAAATGTTCCCCGTGTTCTCGCAAAAGTGTTGTGGTGGATTCATGAAATGTGTGGCCATTACTTCAAATTGGATTATGTTAagcacctcccacttgttgcaGGTTCTATGATAGATCTCCATTATCATAGATCTCATCAAATGCAGTGA
- the LOC126607133 gene encoding guanine nucleotide-binding protein subunit gamma 3-like, with protein sequence MAAPSGSSASVPSLPPPRPKSPPQYPDLYGKRRETARVQMLEREIGFLEEELKSVERLQPASRCCKEVVDFVVANPDPLIPTNRKKRRSCRFWKWLCGMPCFSCSWICCCCCDGCSLHLEMPRCCDCGLCNCNPCACCPLPKWRCCCSCPRSKCCKNISCSRNCCIFPSCSCPDCSCANCCIFPSCSCPDCSCANCCKWKCSCPKCPKVRPCCCCRITCCNPCSICF encoded by the exons ATGGCAGCTCCTTCTGGTAGCTCTGCTTCTGTGCCGTCTCTGCCACCGCCACGCCCAAAGTCGCCGCCGCAGTATCCTGATTTGTATGGGAAGCGCAGAGAAACAGCCCGGGTTCAGATGCTCGAGAGGGAGATTGGTTTTCTTGAG GAGGAACTAAAATCTGTTGAACGGCTTCAACCTGCTTCCAGATGCTGCAAAGA GGTTGTTGATTTTGTGGTTGCAAACCCAGATCCGTTAATACCTAC GAATAGAAAGAAACGCAGGTCATGCCGCTTCTGGAAATGGCTATG CGGAATGCCCTGTTTCAGCTGCTCATGGATTTGCTGTTGCTGCTGCGACGGGTGCTCTCTCCACCTAGAAATGCCACGCTGCTGTGACTGCGGTCTGTGTAACTGTAATCCATGTGCCTGCTGTCCGCTACCAAAGTGGCGATGTTGCTGCTCATGTCCCCGCTCCAAGTGCTGCAAAAATATTTCATGCAGCAGAAATTGTTGCATTTTTCCATCCTGTTCATGTCCCGATTGCTCTTGCGCAAACTGTTGCATTTTCCCGTCCTGTTCATGTCCCGATTGCTCCTGCGCAAATTGTTGCAAATGGAAATGCTCTTGCCCTAAATGTCCGAAGGTACGACCGTGTTGCTGTTGTAGAATAACCTGTTGCAACCCTTGTAGTATATGTTTTTAG
- the LOC126607124 gene encoding subtilisin-like protease SBT1.8 produces MASEAFWFGALLLLLPCLSAMAKQTYIVHMNQHSKPESYATHHDWYSASLQSLSSDSDSLLYTYTDAYHGFAASLDPDQAELLRQSDSVIGVYEDTVYNLHTTRTPEFLGLDTESGLWAGHSTQDLNQASNDVIIGVLDTGVWPESKSFDDTGMPEIPTKWRGQCESAPDFAATLCNKKLIGARSFSKGYQMASGGSNLRKPKEVVSPRDIDGHGTHTSSTAAGSLVANASLLGYASGTARGMAPHARVAAYKVCWSTGCFGSDIIAGMDRAIIDGVDVLSLSLGGGSAPYYRDTIAIGAFTAMERGIFVSCSAGNSGPTEASLANTAPWIMTVGAGTLDRDFPAYALLGNKLRFTGVSLYSGTGMGNKPVQLVYNKGSNGSSNLCLPGSLNPDLVRGKVVMCDRGVNARVEKGGVVRAAGGIGMIIANTAASGEELVADSHLLPAVAVGRKVGDQIRAYAQHDPNPTAVITFGGTVLNVRPSPVVAAFSSRGPNTVNPQILKPDVIGPGVNILAAWSEAIGPTGLEEDKRKSQFNIMSGTSMSCPHISGLAALLKAAHPEWSPSAVKSALMTTAYTHDNTNSPLRDAADGTLSNPWAHGSGHVDPSKALSPGLVYDTTAEDYIAFLCSLEYTNEHVQAIVKRPNVTCARKYSDPGQLNYPSFSIVFGSKNKRVVRYTRELTNVGAAGSVYRASVTSPSTVRTIVKPTRLVFNNVGEKQKYTVTFVALPGADKTARSEFGSIVWANPQHQVKSPVTFAWTQLID; encoded by the exons ATGGCCTCCGAGGCCTTCTGGTTCGGAGCTCTGCTCCTTCTTCTTCCATGTCTCTCAGCCATGGCGAAGCAGACTTACATTGTGCACATGAACCAACACTCCAAGCCGGAATCCTACGCGACCCACCATGACTGGTACTCCGCCAGCCTCCAGTCCCTCTCCTCCGACTCAGATTCCCTCCTTTACACCTACACCGACGCCTACCACGGCTTCGCCGCCTCCTTAGATCCGGACCAGGCCGAGCTGCTCCGCCAGTCCGACTCTGTCATTGGCGTCTACGAAGACACGGTTTACAACCTCCACACCACTCGTACCCCCGAGTTCCTGGGTCTTGATACCGAATCGGGACTCTGGGCGGGTCACTCGACCCAGGATTTGAACCAGGCATCCAATGACGTTATCATCGGAGTTCTCGACACAGGGGTCTGGCCCGAGTCCAAGAGCTTCGACGATACCGGAATGCCCGAGATCCCGACCAAGTGGCGCGGCCAGTGCGAATCTGCCCCCGATTTTGCTGCTACTCTCTGCAACAAGAAGTTAATCGGAGCTCGGAGCTTCTCCAAAGGCTATCAAATGGCCTCCGGCGGAAGCAACTTGAGAAAGCCGAAGGAAGTCGTGTCCCCTCGCGACATAGACGGTCACGGCACCCACACCTCCAGCACCGCCGCCGGGTCCCTCGTGGCCAACGCCAGCCTCCTCGGATACGCGAGCGGAACGGCTCGCGGAATGGCTCCTCACGCGCGCGTCGCCGCCTACAAGGTCTGCTGGAGCACCGGATGTTTCGGTTCGGACATTATCGCGGGAATGGATCGCGCCATCATCGACGGCGTCGACGTCTTGTCGCTCTCTCTAGGCGGTGGCTCCGCTCCTTACTACCGCGACACGATCGCGATTGGCGCGTTCACGGCTATGGAGAGGGGTATTTTCGTCTCATGCTCGGCCGGGAACAGTGGACCCACTGAGGCCTCGTTGGCCAACACAGCCCCATGGATCATGACCGTTGGAGCCGGAACCTTGGATCGGGATTTCCCTGCTTACGCTTTACTAGGAAACAAACTCCGGTTCACCGGCGTCTCTCTTTACAGCGGCACCGGAATGGGAAACAAACCGGTCCAGTTGGTTTACAATAAGGGGTCCAACGGCTCTAGTAACTTGTGCCTACCCGGTTCGCTCAACCCGGATTTGGTGCGTGGGAAAGTGGTGATGTGCGACCGAGGCGTCAACGCACGTGTCGAGAAAGGTGGCGTCGTGCGCGCAGCTGGTGGGATTGGGATGATAATCGCCAACACCGCCGCCAGCGGTGAGGAGTTGGTGGCTGACAGTCACTTGCTACCAGCTGTCGCCGTCGGAAGAAAAGTCGGTGATCAAATCAGGGCATACGCTCAGCACGATCCCAATCCTACGGCTGTTATTACCTTCGGCGGGACCGTGTTGAATGTACGGCCGTCACCGGTCGTGGCGGCGTTTAGTTCACGGGGGCCCAATACTGTGAACCCCCAGATCTTGAAGCCGGACGTGATTGGTCCGGGTGTCAACATTTTGGCAGCGTGGTCGGAGGCGATCGGGCCCACCGGGCTTGAGGAGGACAAGAGGAAGAGCCAGTTCAACATCATGTCAG GTACATCAATGTCATGCCCACACATTAGTGGGCTTGCCGCACTGCTCAAGGCGGCCCATCCAGAATGGAGCCCAAGCGCTGTGAAATCTGCCCTAATGACCACAGCTTACACCCATGACAACACCAACTCCCCTCTCCGAGACGCGGCCGACGGCACGCTTTCTAACCCGTGGGCGCACGGCTCCGGCCATGTCGACCCCTCGAAGGCGCTCTCCCCGGGCCTGGTTTACGACACCACCGCCGAGGACTACATTGCATTTTTGTGCTCATTGGAGTACACCAATGAGCATGTCCAAGCCATTGTCAAGAGGCCCAATGTTACTTGTGCGAGAAAGTATTCGGACCCCGGCCAGCTCAACTACCCTTCCTTCTCAATCGTGTTCGGGAGCAAAAACAAAAGGGTTGTGAGGTACACCCGGGAATTGACGAATGTCGGCGCAGCCGGCTCTGTATACAGAGCCTCCGTGACCAGTCCTTCAACGGTGAGGACCATCGTGAAGCCCACAAGGCTCGTGTTCAACAATGTAGGAGAGAAGCAGAAGTACACGGTCACATTTGTGGCTTTGCCGGGTGCAGATAAAACAGCAAGGTCGGAGTTTGGGTCAATTGTGTGGGCAAACCCACAACACCAAGTCAAAAGCCCGGTTACTTTTGCATGGACGCAGTTGATAGACTAA